From Streptomyces qinzhouensis, one genomic window encodes:
- a CDS encoding LamB/YcsF family protein — protein MTWASIDLNADLGEGFGRWRLTDDEQLLSVVTSANVACGFHAGDAATMRDVCRIAAERSVRIGAQVAYRDLAGFGRRAMDVPPDELAAEVAYQIGALEVFARAAGSRVSYVKPHGALYNRVVRDEEQAAAVVEGVRLAGGRLPLLSLPGSALHTLAEKAGLPVVTEGFADRAYTAQGTLVPRREEGAVLSDEAAVVDRSVSMARFGVVAARCGRTVAVRPRSLCVHGDTPGAVALARRVRQGLEEAGVRVEAFV, from the coding sequence ATGACATGGGCGTCCATCGACCTCAACGCCGATCTGGGCGAGGGGTTCGGCCGCTGGCGGCTCACCGACGACGAGCAGTTGCTGTCGGTGGTGACCAGCGCCAATGTCGCCTGCGGCTTCCATGCCGGAGACGCGGCGACCATGCGGGACGTGTGCCGGATCGCGGCCGAGCGGTCGGTGCGGATCGGCGCCCAGGTGGCGTACCGGGATCTGGCCGGGTTCGGGCGGCGGGCGATGGATGTGCCGCCGGACGAGCTGGCGGCCGAAGTCGCCTATCAGATCGGCGCTCTGGAGGTCTTCGCCCGGGCGGCCGGGTCCCGGGTGTCGTACGTGAAACCGCACGGCGCCCTGTACAACCGGGTGGTGCGCGACGAGGAACAGGCCGCGGCCGTGGTGGAGGGGGTACGGCTGGCGGGCGGGCGGCTGCCGCTGCTCTCGCTGCCGGGATCCGCGCTGCACACCCTGGCGGAGAAGGCCGGGCTGCCGGTGGTCACCGAGGGGTTCGCGGACCGGGCCTACACCGCGCAGGGCACCCTGGTGCCGCGCCGGGAGGAGGGGGCGGTGCTGTCGGACGAGGCGGCCGTGGTCGACCGGTCGGTGAGCATGGCGCGGTTCGGGGTGGTCGCCGCCCGCTGCGGGCGCACCGTCGCCGTACGGCCCCGGTCGCTGTGCGTCCACGGGGACACCCCCGGGGCGGTGGCGCTGGCGCGCCGGGTGCGGCAGGGCCTGGAGGAGGCCGGGGTGCGGGTCGAGGCGTTCGTATGA
- a CDS encoding biotin-dependent carboxyltransferase family protein, with protein MTDRVVVMVRSGPLTTVQDLGRPGRAHLGVPRSGALDAPAARWVNRLVGNAEGAAVLETTVGGCAVRPRRAVVVAVGGAPCAVRVDGRPVAWGAPVRVPAGAVLDIGRAVRGVRTYAAFAGGIAVEPVLGSRSTDLLSGLGPPVPADGAELPLGVPAGPPAVTGGVMPWPGPPAELVLRVRWGPRDDWFVPGARRALLSGGHRVSAASNRIGMRTEGPVLRRARAAELPSEGMVLGAVQVPPDGRPVVFLADHPTTGGYPVLAVVDTRDLPAAAQAVPGTPVRFVTAR; from the coding sequence GTGACGGACCGGGTCGTCGTGATGGTCCGGTCGGGGCCGCTGACCACCGTTCAGGATCTGGGCCGGCCGGGCCGGGCCCATCTCGGGGTGCCGCGTTCGGGGGCGCTGGACGCGCCCGCGGCCCGGTGGGTGAACCGGCTGGTGGGCAATGCGGAGGGGGCGGCCGTGCTGGAGACCACGGTCGGCGGCTGCGCGGTGCGGCCCCGGCGGGCGGTCGTGGTGGCCGTCGGGGGCGCGCCCTGCGCGGTGCGGGTGGACGGGCGTCCGGTGGCCTGGGGGGCGCCCGTGCGGGTGCCCGCGGGGGCGGTGCTGGACATCGGGCGGGCGGTCCGCGGAGTGCGGACATACGCGGCGTTCGCGGGCGGGATCGCCGTGGAACCCGTACTCGGCAGTCGCTCCACCGATCTGCTGTCGGGTCTCGGGCCGCCGGTCCCGGCGGACGGCGCGGAACTGCCGCTGGGGGTTCCGGCCGGGCCGCCCGCCGTGACCGGCGGGGTGATGCCCTGGCCGGGCCCGCCCGCCGAACTGGTGCTGCGGGTGCGGTGGGGACCGCGCGACGACTGGTTCGTCCCGGGGGCCCGGCGGGCGCTGCTGTCGGGCGGCCACCGGGTGTCGGCGGCGAGCAACCGGATCGGGATGCGCACGGAGGGCCCGGTGCTGCGGCGGGCGCGGGCGGCGGAGCTGCCGAGTGAGGGGATGGTGCTGGGCGCGGTGCAGGTCCCGCCGGACGGCCGGCCGGTGGTCTTCCTCGCCGACCATCCGACGACGGGCGGCTATCCGGTCCTCGCGGTCGTCGACACCCGCGATCTCCCCGCCGCGGCCCAGGCCGTCCCGGGCACCCCGGTCCGCTTCGTCACGGCACGCTGA
- the pxpB gene encoding 5-oxoprolinase subunit PxpB, producing the protein MRVLPVGDRALLVELADGEEAGAFHAEVLRRRAAGGLPAVTDIVPAARTVLLDGVADPGRLAVELAGWTFGPSRGREAAVVEVPVRYDGPDLPRVAALWGVAAEEVAAIHSAAGFRVAFCGFAPGFGYLTGLPERYAVPRRATPRTSVPAGALGLAGPYTGIYPRSSPGGWQLIGRTDLRLWDPERDPATLLSPGVRVRFVPEGL; encoded by the coding sequence ATGAGGGTGCTTCCGGTGGGCGACCGGGCCCTGCTGGTCGAGCTCGCGGACGGGGAGGAGGCCGGGGCGTTCCATGCCGAAGTGCTGCGCCGGCGGGCCGCGGGCGGACTGCCGGCCGTGACGGACATCGTCCCGGCCGCCCGGACCGTCCTGCTGGACGGGGTCGCGGACCCCGGGCGGCTCGCGGTGGAGCTGGCCGGGTGGACATTCGGGCCGTCCCGGGGGCGGGAGGCGGCGGTGGTCGAGGTGCCGGTCCGTTACGACGGGCCCGATCTGCCGCGGGTGGCCGCGCTGTGGGGGGTGGCGGCGGAGGAGGTCGCCGCGATCCACTCGGCGGCCGGATTCCGGGTGGCGTTCTGCGGGTTCGCCCCCGGTTTCGGCTATCTGACCGGGCTGCCCGAGCGGTACGCGGTGCCCCGCCGGGCCACCCCGCGGACCTCGGTGCCCGCCGGTGCGCTGGGACTCGCCGGCCCGTATACCGGTATCTATCCCCGTTCCTCGCCCGGCGGCTGGCAACTGATCGGCCGGACGGATCTGCGGCTGTGGGATCCGGAACGGGATCCGGCGACGCTGCTGTCGCCGGGGGTCCGGGTGCGGTTCGTTCCGGAGGGGCTGTGA